The following is a genomic window from Myxococcota bacterium.
ACCGCGCCGCCCGCGGCCAGCGCCGTGAGCCACTTCTTCTTCTGCGCGTCGCTGCCCGCGAGCAGGAGCGCCTCGGTGGCGAGATACACCGAGGGCGCGAACGGGATCGGCGCCAGCGCGCGCCCGATCTCGGTCGCGATCAGCGACAGCTCGAGATACCCGAAGCCGGCGCCGCCGTAGCTCTCCGGGATGGCCGCGCCCTGCCAGCCCATCTGGGCGGTCTCCTTCCAGAGCTCGGGGTTCCAGTCCTTGCGGGACTCGAGCACCGCACGGTTCACGGACAGCGGCGAGTGCTCGGCCAGGAAGTCGCGCGCGGTCTTCTGAAGCAGCTTTTGGTCTTCCGAGAAATCGAAGTTCATGGCGGCGATGATATCCAGCCGGTCCAAGCTAATTCAAACGCGCCTCCGGATGTGTATTCTCGGCCCGTGAAGCTAGAGGGGCGGGTCGCGGTGGTGACCGGAGCGGCCAGCGGCATCGGCCGGGCCGTCGCGCTCGAGCTGGCCAGGCGCGGCTGCTCGCTCGCGCTGGTGGACGTGAACGAGGCCGGCTTGCAGGAGACGGCCGACCGCGTGCGGGCGCTGGGGCGGAAGGTCTCGCTGCACGGGGCCGACGTCTCGGACCGCACGCGCATGGAGCGCCTGCCGGCCGAGGTGCTGGCCGAGCACGGGCACGTGCACGTGCTGGTGAACAACGCGGGCGTCTCGGTCTCGGGTGAGCTCGCCGACCAGTCACTCGACGACTTCCACTGGATCGTCGGCATCAACTTCTGGGGCGTGGTGTACGGCTGCAAGCTGTTCCTGCCGCAGCTCCTGCGCGAGGACGAGGGTCAGATCGTGAACATCTCCTCGCTCTTCGGGCTGGTGGGCGTGCCCACGCAGGTGTCCTACAACGCCACCAAGTACGCGGTGCGCGGCATCTCCGAAGCGCTGATCTCGGAGCTGTCGGGCACGCGCGTGGGAGTCACCTGCGTTCACCCGGGCGGGATCCGCACCAACATCGTGCGCGCCTCGCGCGGCTCGACGCCCCGGGACGTGGAAGACAACCGCAACACCGCCGAGCTGTTCGAGCGCTTCGCCATGCCGCCCGAGAAGGCGGCGCGCAAGATCGTGCGCGCGATCGAGCGCAACCGGGCGCGCGTGCGGATCGGCGTCGAGACCTACCTGGCTGACTGGCTGAAGCGGCTGGCGCCGGTGACCAGCCAGCGCCTGCTGGGCTGGGGCTGGAGGCGCTCCCGTCAGGGGTGAGCCTTCTCCCAGGCGCGCACCTTGTGGCGCGCGGCGTCGAAGAGTCTCTCGTAGTTGCCTTTGCGCACCTTCTGGCGCGCGTCCGCGCGGAGGAGCGCCCACAGCGGGTCGTACTGGCGGTAGACGTGGAGATACGCGTCGGGGTCGGTGGGCCCGACCTCGTCGGTGCCGAACAGGAAGCGATCCGGGAACTCGTTGATCACCTCGGCGGTGCGCCTCGTGGTCTCCGGGCTGGCCACGACCCACTTCGCGACCTCGTCCCAGGAGATGTCGAAGTAGACGTGCTTGAACTTGGGGTCGGAGAGGATCGACGAGACGATCTCGAGCTGGCCGGGGTTGCGCTCGGTCACTCCGGCCTGACTCGCCTGAACGGGATGGATCACGCGACCCAGCCCCATGTGCGCCCAGATGGTGGTGGCCTGTGGATGGCGCGCGAGCAGCGCCTTCATCTGCTCCAGGTACTCGGGCTTGCTGCCCTCCTTCGCGAACGGCACGTCGATGTCCTCGTGGATCAGCACGAGCAAGCCGGACTCGCCCGCGAAGCTGAAGATGCGGTCGAGCGCGGGGTCGGTCAGGCTCGCGGTGTCGCCCGCGACCTTCGAAGACACGAACTCCTTGTGGATCGTGAACTCGCCGATGCCCTCGAACACGCCCGGGAACACCTTCAGCACGCGCTGGATGTGCTCCACCGCGTACATGTCGGCCGGGTTGGAGCCGGTGATCATCGGGTCGAAGCGGGCGCGCTCCGCGGGTGTGAGTGACAGCCACTGCGAGGCGATCCACGCGTCGGTGAACGAGTAGTAGTAGAGCGGTGCGTCGGTGTGCAGATAGTAGGTCGGCTGGAAGTCGCCCGAGTTCTCGTACGACCAGGTCTGCTGCAGCGGAATGCCGAACAGAGTGGCACGCCCGACCTTCGTGCCCATGGTCTTCAGGAACGCGCGCGCGTCCGGGCCCTGCTGCACGTAGTTCGTGAGGTGCACGTGTGAGTCGTCGAGCTCGTAGCTCGACGAGTCGGCAGCCGGTGCGCGAGCGGCCAGGATCAGCAGCATTGCGACAGAAAGTCCCGTGGTCCAGGTCATGCGGCCTTCCCCCTGTTCGTCGATTCCAAGCCGTCGATTGTACTTTACGGAACGCGAGCTCCGACCCCAAGATGGCAACGCTTCACCAACATTCCACCGGGGGAGGGCGAACCGTGAGGTCCAATCGCCTCAAGTGTCTCGCGGCGACGACGTGCGTGGCCGCGCTGATATCGAGTCACTCGGGCCGGGCCGGCGCCGACGAGGCAGCCGACCTGCGCCAGCTCAAGGCAGAGATCGCCGCGGAGCGGCAGGCACTCTCCGACGAGCGCGCCGCGCTCGCGGAGCAGCGCAAGCGCATCGACCAGGCGCTGATCAGTCTCGAGGACCAGAAGGCAGGCGTCGAGAAGGTGAGCTACGGCGCCGGAGCAGTGCTGCCCGCCGTGGGCGCGGCCCAGCCGGCGCCCGGCAAGCCCAGCGCTTATCTCGACGTGTACGGCTTCCTGCAGCTCGACGGGATCTACGACTTCAACCGGGTGGACCCGGCCTGGAACGCCACGCTGCGGCCTTCCAAGATCCCCGTGATCTGCCCGCAAGATCCGGGCTGCGGTCAGGACGGCGAGACGATCCTGAGCGTGCGCCAGTCACGGCTCGGCTTCAACGGCTTCATCCCGACCGCGGCGGGCGACATCAAGACCAAGTTCGAGTTCGACCTGTACGGCGTGGGCGTCGACGCGGGCAACACCACCATGCGCGTGCGCCACATGTGGGGCGAGCTGGGCGAGTGGGGCGCGGGCCAGACCAACAGTCTGTTCATGGACGGCGATCTCTTCCCGAACACGATCGACTACTGGGGGCCGCCGGGCATGGTGTTCCTGCGCAACCCGCAGATCCGCTGGACGCCGATCTCCGACGAGAACTGGAAGCTCGCCGTCGCCCTCGAAGCGCCGGGCGCCGGCATCGACTCCGGCAAGGCCGGGCTCGTCGACCCGGCGCTCACGGCCACGCCGTGGAACAAGTATCCCGATCTCACCGGCATGGTGCGCTACAACGACCGCTGGGGTCACTTGCAGCTCTCCGCGCTGCTGCGCTCGATCGGCATCGAGGGCACGCTCGGTACCGGGGACCAGTTCCACCGCCGCGTCGTCGGGTGGGGCCTGGACGTCGGCAACGTATTCGAGATGGGCTCGCTCGTCGAGTCACTGACCGGAGACCAGCTCATCTCGGGCGTGGTCTACGGCTATGGCATCGCGAACTACATGAACGACGGGGGCACCGACGTGGCGCCGGACGCCGGCCTGAGCGTGACCGCGGTGCCCACGCTGGGCTGGCTCCTGTACTACAACCGCACCTGGGACGAGCACTGGACGAGCTCGCTCGGCTACAGCGCCCATCGGCAGTTCAACGTCGGGGGACAGCACTCGACGGCCATGAAGCAGATCGACTACATGAGCATCAACGTGCTCTGGCACCCGGTGCCGCAGGTGTTCATCGGTCCGGAGATCCTCTGGGGCAAACGCAAGAACGAAGACAGCAACGACAAGTCGGATACCCGCGTCCAGGTGTCCTTCCACTACAACTTCGATGGCCGCATCGGCGGTCGCTGAGAGGAAACGAGCATGAGCAAGTCACTGTCACTCCTGGCCGCGGTGATCTTCGCCGCTGCGACGGCCGGGGCCGCGCGCGCCGCCGAGGACGCCGCTGCCATCCAGAAGGCCCTGAACGACGCCCACGCCAAGTTCCAGGGCGTGACCGAGGGCAAGAACGCCGACTACATCCCGGCGCTCGCGAAGGTCGACTCCAAGCTGTTCGGCATCGCGCTCGTGACCACCGACGGCAAGTCGTATTCGGTCGGCGATGCCGACTCACTCTTCTCGATCCAGTCGATCTCAAAGGTGTTCACCATGGCGCGCGTGATCCAGGACGCGGGCGAAAAGAAGATCGAGGACTCGGTCGGCGTCGACGCCACCGGCCAGGTCTTCAACTCGATCGTCGCGATCGAGCAGTACAAGGGCCACCAGATGAACCCACTGGTGAATCCCGGCGCGATCGCGACCACGGGCATGGTCGGCGGCAAGACCGATGCCGAGAAGTGGTCGAAGATCTTGTCGACCTACAGCGACTTCGCGGGCCGCTCGCTCGACGTCAACCAGGAGGTCTACAAATCCGAGGCCGAGACGAACCAGCGCAATCAGGCGATCGGCGCCCTGATGTACGCCTACGGTCTGATCACCGACGACTCGAAGATGGTGACCGACGTGTACACGCGTCAGTGCTCGGTGAACGTGTCGGCGAAGGACCTGGCGCAGATGGCCGCCACGCTCGCGAACGGCGGCAAGAACCCGATCACCAAGAAGCAGGTGATCGACCCGAAGCACGTGCCGGGCATCCTCGCGGTCATGGCGACGGCGGGTCTGTACGACGACGCGGGCATCTGGCTGTATCACGTCGGCCTGCCGGCGAAGAGTGGCGTGGGTGGCGGCATCATCGCGGTGGCGCCGGGCCGCTTCGGCATCGCCGCGTTCTCGCCGCCGCTCGACGCCGCGGGCAACAGCGTGCGCGCGCAACGGGCGATCGGATGGGTCTCGGACCAGCTCCACGGCAACCTGTTCGCCTCGACGCCGCAGTGACTCGTGGCCTCCTCCTCGCCGCGCTCTGGGTGCTCCCGGGCGCGGCGAGGGGGGAGGAGCCGGCGCCCGCGCCCGCGCCCGTACAGGAGCCGGCCGAGGAGAGCTGGCACCTCGAGCACCGCTTCGCCTGGGACGGGGCGCCGACCTACGAGGTCTGGGCGCTGACTCCGGACCAGATCACGCAGGAGCTCAAGCTCGTTCAGGACTTCGGCATCGTGGGCCGGGTCGGAGCCAGCCTGTTCGTCGACTACGGCTACGACTGGTCCGCCAATCCCGACGACCGCAACGGCTGGGACGCCCAGCTCCGCCGGCTGCGCATCGAGACGCTCGGGCGCGTCTCGTACGGGATCGACACCTACTACAAGGTGTCTCTCGGTGCCGAAGAGGGGCGCTTCTATCTCAACGACTTCTGGCTCGGCTGGTACCCCACCGCGTGGTTCGAGCGGGTCCGCTTCGGGTACATCGACCCGCCGTTCTCGCTCGAGCAGCTCACCTCGAGCACGGAGCGCTCGTTCATGGAGGCCGCGGCGCCGGTCTCCGCGTTCGCGCCCGGCTATCGGCTCGGGCTCGAAGGCCGGAACCGCTGGCTCGACCCCGACGTGGCGCTGATCGGCAGTCTCTCGTCCGTCGGCCAGTCACAGCAGTTCAGCGACGCCTCGGACTCGCCCTTTCGCGCCTCGCTGCGCGCCGCCTGGCGGCCGGGTGGGGTGCCGGACGACCCCAACGCGGCGCTCTTGCACCTGGGGCTCTCGTTCGGATACTCGTTCTCGGGCTCGGGCGACATCCACTACCGCGCGCGTCCCGAGAGCTCGATCTCGCCCTATCTCGTCGACACCGGCGACATCCAAGGCGACGCGGCGCAGGTGGGCGTGGAGTTCGCGCGCCGCGCCGGCCCGCTCACCCTGCAGGGCGAGTGGATCGGGTCGTTCGTGAGCTCCAGTGACTTCGGATCGCGCTTCTTCCACGGCGGCTACTTCGAGACGGCCTACATGATGACCGGGGAGATCCGCCCCTACGACGCGCGCTCCGGCTTGTTCACTCCCATCCAGCCGAAGGTCCCCTTCGATTGGGACGAGCGCAGCTTCGGGAGCCTCGAGCTCGCCGCGCGTATCTCCTACATCAATCTGAGCGACGGCCCCGTGCACGGCGGCTCGATGACCACGCTCAACGGCGGCGTGGTCTGGGGCCTGAACCGCTGGGCACGCATCCACTTCGACGCGATCTGGGCCACCGTGCACGACCGGCCCGGCCCGGGCTCGAACCTGATCGGGCAGATGCGGATCGAGCTGAGTCTCAACTGACGACGTTCGCCTGCGGCTCGCGGGCCGGCCTAGCGAGCGACTGACTTGGCGGTCTGTCCGAACAGGATCTTCTTCGCCTGCTCGTCCATGGTGCCCGGGGTGCGCAGCTCCTTGCCCACGTCGATGCCGCGGCGCACGGACGGGCGCTCCTTCACCGCGTCGTACCAGCGGCGCAGGTTCGGGAACTCGGCCAGGGTCTGGCCCAGGCGTTCGTGAGAGAGCAGCCAGGGCCAGCTCGCGCAGTCGGCGATCGAGAAATCGCCGCAGATGAAGTCACGGCCCGCGAGGCGCTTGTCGAGCACGCCGTACAGACGGTTCACCTCGTTCGTGTAGCGGTCGATGCCGTAGGCGATCTTCTCGGGCGCGTAGTTGCGGAAGTGATTCGCCTGGCCCGACATCGGGCCCAGCCCGCCCATCTGCCACATCAGCCACTCCTGCACCTCGGTGCGGCCGCGCAGGTCGCGCGGGCACAGCCTTCCGGTCTTGTCGGCGAGATACAAGAGGATCGCGCCCGACTCGAACACCGAGATCGGCTTGCCGCCGTCGGCCGGCGCGCGATCGACGATCGCCGGCATGCGGTTGTTCGGGCTGATCGCGAGAAACTCGGGCTGGAACTGCTCGCCGCGGCCGATGTTCACCGGCACGACCCGGTAGGGCAGGCCGAGCTCCTCGAGCGCGATCGAGATCTTCCAGCCGTTCGGCGTGGGCCAGTAGTGGAGATCGATCATCGGGCCAGGGTAGCCGAGCGCAGCTCTAGAGTCTGATCCAGAGCTCGCGCAGCCCGCGCAGCACGATGCCCGGCTTCCACTCGGGTGACTCGTCGGCGAGCTTCATGTTCGGGAAGCGCGCGACCGCGGAGCCGAGCGCGATCTGGGCTTCGAGCCGCGCGAGCGCCGCGCCCAGGCAGAAGTGCGCGCCGAAGCCGAACGCCAGGTGGCGCGCGTCGCCGCGCGCGAGGTCGAGCCGGTCCGGGTGCGTCCACACGGCGGGGTCACGGTTGGCCCCGGCCAGCATCAGCGAGACCTCCTGGCCCGGCTCGATGCGTTCGCCGAGCAGCTCGCGCGCCACGGCGCCCGGGCGCCGCGAGGTGACCGTGACCGGTCCTTCGAAGCGCAGCAGCTCCTCGATCGCGGGCCCGATCAGCTCGGGCCGCGCGACCAGCTTCGCGAGCTCGCCGGGGTGGCGCAGCAGGGCGTGGAGCCCGTTCCCGATCAGGTTGGTGGTGGTTTCGTGACCTGCGCCGAGCACGAGCACGACGGTCGAGAACAGCTCGTCGTCGGAGAGCTGGTCGCCCACCTCGCGCGCCGCGATCAGTCGACTCAAGAGGTCGGTGCGCGGCTGCGCGCGGCGCTGCGCGATCAGGCCGTCGAGATACTCGCGCATCTCGAGACAGGCGCCGGCCGCGCCGGCCAGGCCGCCCGCGCGGATCGTGCCGTCGAGGAAGGTGGCGATCGCGTCCGACCAGCGCTTCAGGTCGGCGTGGCGCTCGAGCGGGACGCCGAACAGCTCGGCGATCACGATGATCGGCAGGGGCATGCCCAGGTCCTCGATCGCGTCGAACTCGCCGCGGCCCGCCGCGGCGTCGAGCAGCTCGTCGGCGATCGCCTGCACGCGCGGCCGCAGCTCGGCCACGACGCGCGGCGTGAACGCCTTGTTCACGAGCGTGCGCAGGCGCGCGTGATCGGCGCCGTCCTTCAGCAGCATCATGTGCAGGGCCGTGCGCGCCACCACGCTGAACGGCGCCTGCGGGTCCGCAGCCACGGTGGCGAGCACCGACGCGGGGAATTTCGCGGCCGACCAGCTCGGGTCGCGCAGCAGCGCCGCGCAGTCGACGTGGCGGGTCAGGATCCACGCCACGTTCCCGTCGGCTTCCAAGTGGCGGTGGATCGGCCCCGCGTCGCGCAAGCGCGCGAGGTGAGGATGCGGGTTGGCCTGGACTTCGGGCGAAGCGGGGTCCCAGCGGGGCTCGCGGCGGGCGCTCATGTCACTCCTCCATTGCACCGGAAACGTCCCGGTGCAATGGCCGCGCCAGCGCCGCGCATGCGTCCGCGGCGTGCGTGGGCCCGCGGGCCGCAATCACTTCGCTGCTAGCTGGAGCGCTCGGACTGCGCCTGGGCGTTCTTCTCGTGCAGCGTCTGGATCAGGTTCGCGACGCCCTTCTGGGTCACGATCTCCTGGACCTGCGAGCGGAAGTTCCCGATCAGGCTCACGCCTTCGGGAATCACGTCGATCACCAGCCAGCGTTCACCGTTCTGGCGCAGGCGGTAGTCGATGCGCACGCCGTCGGGTGGCGCGCTGCCGCCGGACAGGTTCATGCGGATCGTCACGTCCTTGTTGGTCTCGAGCCGCGCGTCGCTGACGGCGATCTTCTCGCCCCCGGTGTAGCGGTCGAAGGTGCGCCCGTAGGTGAGCGTCAGGTGCTGCTTGAACTCTTCCAGGAACTGAGCCTGCTGCTCGGGCGTGAGCTGCGAGCGGTTCTTGCCGAGAACGAACTGCGCCATCTTCGGGAAGTCGAAGCGGTCGTTGGCGATCGCCTCGAGCTTCCGCACGCGCGCGTCGTGACTCAGTGACTTGTCGTTCAGGATCGCGAGCGTGTCGTCGACGGTCTGCTGGAACGATGCCTTGGCTGCCGCCAGATCGTCGGCTGCGAACGCGCGCGGCGCCGCGGCGAGGCACAGCAGCACGAGCAGCGCCGCGGCGCTACTCCGGCAGGCTCTCGCTGTCGTCGCTCTCGTACAGGTCATTGTCGGGTTTCTCCACGGGCTCCGCGCCGTTTCGGATGTCGCGCTCGCGCGCCTGGAAATACAGGTCGCGCGCGGAGCTGTACCAGTCCACCGCCGCATCGCGCGCCGCCTTGAGGTCGGCGTCGACCAGCGCGCGCCGGTTGATGTCGCGCAGCATGGTCTCGCCGTAGGGCGCGAACAGCGGCCAGAAGTAGCCGTCGCCCACGTTCAAGAGCCAGTCGAACGGCATGCCCACGAGATCGCGCGCGCAGCTGCGCGGCGCCAGCACCGGCAGCACGAGGTACGGCCCGGGCGTCATGCCCCAGACGCCGAGTGTCTGACCCATGTCCTCGCGCCGTGCGCGCAGGTGGAGATAGTGGTCGGCCGGGTCGAAGATGCCCGCGATGCCGACGGTCGTGTTGATGCCGAAGCGGGCCAGCGCGATGCCCGACTGCTTCGGGTCGAGCTGCAGCAGCGGATACACCACGTACCCGGGTGAGTTCAGGTTGTCGACGAACTGCTCCAGGTGGATGCGCACGGTGAGTGGCGTGATGAACATCCAGCCGTGCGCGAGCGGCCCGTAGATGTAGGCGTCGAGCACGTCGTTGTTGACCCAGAACATGGCCCGGTTGAAGGGCTGGAACGGGTCGTAGACGGCGTCGGGCGAATCGGTGGAGACCATCGCGTGCCCGGCCAGCTCCGGCTGCGCGGGACCGTTCGCCTCCGCGCACGCGAAGCACGCGCTGGCGGCGCCCGCGATCAGCAGCCGCGACAGGCGAAAGCTCACGAGCCCTTTCCTCCGCTCGGGGCTTTGCCGCCGTCGCCGCTTCCGCCCCCGCCGCTGCTGTTGCTGCTGCCGCCCAGGCTCTGGATCACCTTTCCGATCAGACGCTCGATCACGACCGCACTCTGCGTGTAGGCGATCTCTCCGCCCTGGGCCAGGAAGGTGTCGGATCCGCCCGGAGAGAGCCCGACGTACTGGTTGCCGAGCACGCCCTGGGTCAGCACGGCCGCCTGGGTGTCGTCGGGGAGCTTCAGGTTCTTGTCCACGTCCATCTTGACGCGCGCGCGGAAGCTCCCGTCCTTCGCCAGCTCGATGCCCGTGACCTGGCCGACCTTCACGCCGCCGATCACCACCGGGGAGCGCTTGGCCAGCCCGCCGATCTCGTCGAAGTTGGCGTAGAGCGTGAGCCCGCCCGGGCCCGAGTACGCGGCCCCGCCCAGCTCGATCGAGAGATAGGCGAGCGCAGCCAGCCCGGAGAGCACGAACACCCCCACGAGTAAGTCGCGAATCGGCGAGCGACTCATACCCCAACCCCCCAGAGTGCGGTGATCACGTAGTCGAACATCAGTGTGGCCACCGAAGCTTGCACCACTGCGCCCGTGGTCGCACGGCTGACCCCCGCGGAGTTCGGCGCCGACGTGTAGCCGCGCCAGGTGGCCACCAGGCCGACCAGCGCGCCGAACACCACCGACTTCAGCAGGCTGCCCAGCACGTCGTTGCGGAAGTCGATGTTGTTCTCGAGGCTCGAGAGATACGTGCCCGCGTCGACGCCCAGCAGGCCCACGCCCACGAGATACCCGCCGAACAGGCCGAACACGATGAACAGCGCGGAGAGCAGCGGCATGGCGAGCGCGAGCGCCAGCGCCTTGGGCTGGGTCACGAAGTCCAGCGGGTCGACCGACATCATGCGCAGCCCGTCGAGCTGCTCGGTCGCGACCATGGCGCCGATCTCCGCAGCCACCGCCGAGCCGGCGCGGCCGGTCACGAGCAGCGCGGTGAGCACCGGGCCGAGCTCGCGCACGAGCGAGAGACCCACCACCGCGCCCACGCTCTGCTCGGCGCCGAAGCGCACCAGCGTGTTGTAGCCCTGCAGCCCGAGCACCAGCCCCACCGCCAGGCCCGACGTGCACACGATCGCGAGTGACAGCACGCCCGTGTTGTAGAGCTCGTCGATCACACGGCGCAGCCGGTACGGCGGCACCAAGGTCTCGTAGACCAGCCGTGAGCCGAACAGCGTGATTCCGCCCAGGCCGTGGACGTTCTCGATCGTGCGCCAGCCGACGTCGCGAACCAGCTCGAACATCAGCTCGCGTCCTCGAGCGCGGGGCCGGTCCCGGCGGCCACGAGAAAGCGCTGGAGGCGCGGGTCGGGACTCTCCTTGATCTCCTTCACGGTGCCGGAGATCGCCGCGCCATCGACCAGGAAGACCACCTCGTCGGCCATGCGCATGGTGGACCCGATGTGGTGATTGGTGAGGATCATCGTGAGTCCCTTCGTGTGGTTCACCTCGACGAGCAGCGCTTCGATCAGGCGCACCGCGAGCGGGTCGAGACCCGAGAATGGCTCGTCGATCAAGAGGATCTCGGGCTCGGTGACCATGGCGCGCGCGAGCGCGGCGCGCTTCTTCATGCCGCCGGACAGCTCTCCGGGCAAGAGCGAGTCGACGCGCTTCAGGCCCACCGCCTCGAACTGGGCGTGCACGCGCTCGGCGATCTCCTTCTCGCGCAGGCGCGTGCGCTCGCGCAGCGGCAGGGCCACGTTGTCGAACACGGTCATCGAGTCGAGCAGCGCGCCGCCCTGGAACATCATGCCCAGGCGCTTGCGCACGCGGCGCATCTGGCGCTCGGGCAGACGCGAGATCTCCTCTTCGCCGATCCAGATGTCGCCGTAGTTGGGCCGCTGCAGGCCCGCCATGAGTCGCAGGAGCGTGCTCTTGCCGACGCCGCTCGCGCCCAGGATCACCGAGATCTTCGCCTGCGAGAAGCGGCACGACAGGCCGTCGAACACGCGGCGGTCGCCGAATGCGAGCCGCACCGACACCACGTCGACCCGCGAATTTCCCCGGTCGGGCATCTCTACCGTCGTGGGCAAGCCGCGCGTATATCGCGGACTTCGCGCATCGCCGCTAGGCCGAGATCCCGACGAGCTTCTCGCTCGCCTCCCACAGGCGGCGCGCCGCCGCGTCGTCCCGCGCGTTGGCGTGCGGCGCAGTCTCGCGCCGGTCG
Proteins encoded in this region:
- a CDS encoding amidohydrolase family protein, whose amino-acid sequence is MLLILAARAPAADSSSYELDDSHVHLTNYVQQGPDARAFLKTMGTKVGRATLFGIPLQQTWSYENSGDFQPTYYLHTDAPLYYYSFTDAWIASQWLSLTPAERARFDPMITGSNPADMYAVEHIQRVLKVFPGVFEGIGEFTIHKEFVSSKVAGDTASLTDPALDRIFSFAGESGLLVLIHEDIDVPFAKEGSKPEYLEQMKALLARHPQATTIWAHMGLGRVIHPVQASQAGVTERNPGQLEIVSSILSDPKFKHVYFDISWDEVAKWVVASPETTRRTAEVINEFPDRFLFGTDEVGPTDPDAYLHVYRQYDPLWALLRADARQKVRKGNYERLFDAARHKVRAWEKAHP
- a CDS encoding SDR family NAD(P)-dependent oxidoreductase — translated: MKLEGRVAVVTGAASGIGRAVALELARRGCSLALVDVNEAGLQETADRVRALGRKVSLHGADVSDRTRMERLPAEVLAEHGHVHVLVNNAGVSVSGELADQSLDDFHWIVGINFWGVVYGCKLFLPQLLREDEGQIVNISSLFGLVGVPTQVSYNATKYAVRGISEALISELSGTRVGVTCVHPGGIRTNIVRASRGSTPRDVEDNRNTAELFERFAMPPEKAARKIVRAIERNRARVRIGVETYLADWLKRLAPVTSQRLLGWGWRRSRQG
- a CDS encoding DcaP family trimeric outer membrane transporter, producing the protein MRSNRLKCLAATTCVAALISSHSGRAGADEAADLRQLKAEIAAERQALSDERAALAEQRKRIDQALISLEDQKAGVEKVSYGAGAVLPAVGAAQPAPGKPSAYLDVYGFLQLDGIYDFNRVDPAWNATLRPSKIPVICPQDPGCGQDGETILSVRQSRLGFNGFIPTAAGDIKTKFEFDLYGVGVDAGNTTMRVRHMWGELGEWGAGQTNSLFMDGDLFPNTIDYWGPPGMVFLRNPQIRWTPISDENWKLAVALEAPGAGIDSGKAGLVDPALTATPWNKYPDLTGMVRYNDRWGHLQLSALLRSIGIEGTLGTGDQFHRRVVGWGLDVGNVFEMGSLVESLTGDQLISGVVYGYGIANYMNDGGTDVAPDAGLSVTAVPTLGWLLYYNRTWDEHWTSSLGYSAHRQFNVGGQHSTAMKQIDYMSINVLWHPVPQVFIGPEILWGKRKNEDSNDKSDTRVQVSFHYNFDGRIGGR
- a CDS encoding ABC transporter substrate-binding protein, translating into MLLCLAAAPRAFAADDLAAAKASFQQTVDDTLAILNDKSLSHDARVRKLEAIANDRFDFPKMAQFVLGKNRSQLTPEQQAQFLEEFKQHLTLTYGRTFDRYTGGEKIAVSDARLETNKDVTIRMNLSGGSAPPDGVRIDYRLRQNGERWLVIDVIPEGVSLIGNFRSQVQEIVTQKGVANLIQTLHEKNAQAQSERSS
- a CDS encoding porin — translated: MTRGLLLAALWVLPGAARGEEPAPAPAPVQEPAEESWHLEHRFAWDGAPTYEVWALTPDQITQELKLVQDFGIVGRVGASLFVDYGYDWSANPDDRNGWDAQLRRLRIETLGRVSYGIDTYYKVSLGAEEGRFYLNDFWLGWYPTAWFERVRFGYIDPPFSLEQLTSSTERSFMEAAAPVSAFAPGYRLGLEGRNRWLDPDVALIGSLSSVGQSQQFSDASDSPFRASLRAAWRPGGVPDDPNAALLHLGLSFGYSFSGSGDIHYRARPESSISPYLVDTGDIQGDAAQVGVEFARRAGPLTLQGEWIGSFVSSSDFGSRFFHGGYFETAYMMTGEIRPYDARSGLFTPIQPKVPFDWDERSFGSLELAARISYINLSDGPVHGGSMTTLNGGVVWGLNRWARIHFDAIWATVHDRPGPGSNLIGQMRIELSLN
- a CDS encoding cytochrome P450 → MSARREPRWDPASPEVQANPHPHLARLRDAGPIHRHLEADGNVAWILTRHVDCAALLRDPSWSAAKFPASVLATVAADPQAPFSVVARTALHMMLLKDGADHARLRTLVNKAFTPRVVAELRPRVQAIADELLDAAAGRGEFDAIEDLGMPLPIIVIAELFGVPLERHADLKRWSDAIATFLDGTIRAGGLAGAAGACLEMREYLDGLIAQRRAQPRTDLLSRLIAAREVGDQLSDDELFSTVVLVLGAGHETTTNLIGNGLHALLRHPGELAKLVARPELIGPAIEELLRFEGPVTVTSRRPGAVARELLGERIEPGQEVSLMLAGANRDPAVWTHPDRLDLARGDARHLAFGFGAHFCLGAALARLEAQIALGSAVARFPNMKLADESPEWKPGIVLRGLRELWIRL
- the mlaD gene encoding outer membrane lipid asymmetry maintenance protein MlaD — encoded protein: MSRSPIRDLLVGVFVLSGLAALAYLSIELGGAAYSGPGGLTLYANFDEIGGLAKRSPVVIGGVKVGQVTGIELAKDGSFRARVKMDVDKNLKLPDDTQAAVLTQGVLGNQYVGLSPGGSDTFLAQGGEIAYTQSAVVIERLIGKVIQSLGGSSNSSGGGGSGDGGKAPSGGKGS
- a CDS encoding glutathione S-transferase N-terminal domain-containing protein, with protein sequence MIDLHYWPTPNGWKISIALEELGLPYRVVPVNIGRGEQFQPEFLAISPNNRMPAIVDRAPADGGKPISVFESGAILLYLADKTGRLCPRDLRGRTEVQEWLMWQMGGLGPMSGQANHFRNYAPEKIAYGIDRYTNEVNRLYGVLDKRLAGRDFICGDFSIADCASWPWLLSHERLGQTLAEFPNLRRWYDAVKERPSVRRGIDVGKELRTPGTMDEQAKKILFGQTAKSVAR
- a CDS encoding VacJ family lipoprotein, with translation MSFRLSRLLIAGAASACFACAEANGPAQPELAGHAMVSTDSPDAVYDPFQPFNRAMFWVNNDVLDAYIYGPLAHGWMFITPLTVRIHLEQFVDNLNSPGYVVYPLLQLDPKQSGIALARFGINTTVGIAGIFDPADHYLHLRARREDMGQTLGVWGMTPGPYLVLPVLAPRSCARDLVGMPFDWLLNVGDGYFWPLFAPYGETMLRDINRRALVDADLKAARDAAVDWYSSARDLYFQARERDIRNGAEPVEKPDNDLYESDDSESLPE
- the glsA gene encoding glutaminase A encodes the protein MSKSLSLLAAVIFAAATAGAARAAEDAAAIQKALNDAHAKFQGVTEGKNADYIPALAKVDSKLFGIALVTTDGKSYSVGDADSLFSIQSISKVFTMARVIQDAGEKKIEDSVGVDATGQVFNSIVAIEQYKGHQMNPLVNPGAIATTGMVGGKTDAEKWSKILSTYSDFAGRSLDVNQEVYKSEAETNQRNQAIGALMYAYGLITDDSKMVTDVYTRQCSVNVSAKDLAQMAATLANGGKNPITKKQVIDPKHVPGILAVMATAGLYDDAGIWLYHVGLPAKSGVGGGIIAVAPGRFGIAAFSPPLDAAGNSVRAQRAIGWVSDQLHGNLFASTPQ